Proteins found in one Lutimonas zeaxanthinifaciens genomic segment:
- a CDS encoding CoA-binding protein, which translates to MKKVIVLGASLNTSRYSNMAIKKLKMNNYNVYALGNSEGEVEGVKLFSEFKMIEEVYAVTIYLNPFNQKQFYNYILDLKPGKVVFNPGAENRELELILQENAIQFERACSLVLLSLNSF; encoded by the coding sequence ATGAAGAAAGTGATCGTACTGGGAGCCTCTTTAAATACCAGCAGATATTCCAATATGGCAATTAAAAAACTGAAAATGAACAATTATAATGTTTATGCACTTGGAAATTCCGAAGGAGAGGTTGAGGGCGTAAAGCTTTTTTCTGAGTTTAAAATGATTGAGGAAGTCTATGCTGTTACAATCTACTTAAATCCATTTAACCAAAAGCAATTCTATAACTATATCCTGGATTTGAAGCCGGGAAAAGTGGTATTTAATCCCGGGGCAGAAAACAGAGAACTGGAGCTTATTCTGCAGGAAAATGCAATCCAGTTTGAACGGGCATGTTCTTTAGTTCTTCTGAGCCTTAACTCC